CGGCGTGCAGCGCCGCCGCGCGGCGATACAGCTCTGCACAAACCTGCTCGGGGCTTCCCGCCGGTAGATGCCGCCGTCCGCCTCCGCGGCATGAGAACCGGCGCCAAACAGCTCTTGCCGCAGAACGTCGGTGCGGAGTAGCTCTGCGCCGAGAGCTTCGGTCAGCGCCGCAGCGAGCGTGGTCTTGCCAGTCCCTGACAGGCCTCCCACGGCAAGCACCAGCGGCTGAAGCCACGGCGCGGTGTATTTGTCGGCCAGAGCCAGGTGCTGTTGGGCCTCCTTCGCGGCTGCTTCCTGGGGTT
This window of the Burkholderiales bacterium genome carries:
- a CDS encoding AAA family ATPase, whose product is MADELAFLAAECDFLGADWIGPRLLRAYQQQSGDQPAAELWAFYKSYRACVRAKVAALRAGQLQGEPQEAAAKEAQQHLALADKYTAPWLQPLVLAVGGLSGTGKTTLAAALTEALGAELLRTDVLRQELFGAGSHAAEADGGIYRREAPSRFVQSCIAARRRCTPTAFPWCSTAPFPRSTN